One stretch of Paracoccaceae bacterium Fryx2 DNA includes these proteins:
- a CDS encoding phage tail tube protein: MARAQGARAQMALAFETIYGTAPTAGFKLMPFASTSLGAEQPLLASDLLGYGRDPLAPIKDAVTADGDVSVPIDIEALGFWLKAAFGAPATSGTTPKTHTFTSGSWALPSFSVETGMPEVPRYAMYSGCMLDQLSWTMQRSGLLTATAKIIAQGETIATASGAGTPAAIALQRFGHFNGSIKRNGTALGHVVSAEITYANNLERVETIRADGKIDGADPAMAALTGKIDVRFADSALVTQAIDGAPCELEFSYSLGASASLSFTAHAVYLPRPRIEIQGPQGIQASFDWQAAKGTTPARLCTIVLTNSVASYA, translated from the coding sequence ATGGCACGAGCGCAAGGCGCGCGGGCGCAGATGGCGCTGGCGTTTGAGACTATTTATGGCACCGCCCCAACCGCGGGGTTCAAGCTGATGCCCTTTGCCAGTACCTCGCTAGGGGCTGAGCAACCGCTGCTGGCCTCGGACCTTTTGGGCTATGGTCGCGATCCGCTGGCCCCGATCAAAGATGCGGTGACGGCGGACGGTGATGTCTCGGTGCCGATTGATATCGAGGCGCTCGGGTTTTGGCTCAAGGCCGCCTTTGGCGCGCCCGCCACCAGCGGCACCACGCCTAAAACGCACACCTTCACCTCAGGGTCTTGGGCGCTGCCGAGCTTCTCGGTGGAAACCGGCATGCCGGAGGTACCGCGCTATGCGATGTATTCGGGCTGCATGCTGGATCAACTGAGCTGGACCATGCAGCGCTCGGGGCTGTTGACAGCGACGGCCAAGATCATCGCGCAGGGCGAGACGATTGCCACCGCATCAGGTGCGGGTACGCCCGCCGCAATCGCGCTGCAGCGCTTTGGCCACTTTAACGGCTCCATCAAGCGCAATGGCACAGCCCTTGGCCATGTGGTCTCGGCAGAGATTACCTATGCCAACAACCTTGAGCGGGTGGAGACCATCCGAGCAGATGGCAAGATCGATGGGGCGGATCCGGCGATGGCGGCTTTGACGGGTAAGATTGACGTGCGCTTTGCTGACAGCGCGCTGGTGACCCAAGCCATTGACGGCGCGCCTTGCGAGTTGGAGTTCAGCTACAGCCTTGGGGCCAGTGCCAGCCTCAGCTTTACCGCCCATGCGGTCTATCTGCCCCGGCCCCGGATCGAGATCCAAGGGCCGCAGGGCATTCAGGCCTCGTTTGATTGGCAGGCGGCGAAGGGGACGACGCCTGCACGGCTTTGCACCATTGTCCTCACCAACTCAGTCGCGAGCTATGCATGA
- a CDS encoding acyl-CoA transferase, producing MTRETILTALADLLRLIPFVPVLRGEVLPERVPTSGLIILRDGDPGDPAVTLSPLLYHFQHRAELEVIVQGVARDAGFATLCGQIGAVISGDHTLGGLCDWVEAEAPRPVDLPVEGAASLKAAVITIVLHYTTTGPLA from the coding sequence ATGACACGCGAAACCATCCTGACCGCTCTTGCGGATCTCTTGCGGCTGATCCCGTTCGTGCCGGTTCTGCGCGGCGAGGTCCTGCCTGAACGCGTGCCAACTTCTGGCCTCATAATCTTGCGTGATGGCGATCCGGGCGATCCGGCGGTGACGCTGTCGCCGCTTTTATATCACTTCCAACATCGCGCGGAGCTGGAGGTCATCGTGCAGGGTGTGGCCCGTGATGCGGGCTTTGCCACACTTTGCGGCCAGATTGGCGCTGTGATCTCTGGCGACCACACGCTTGGTGGCCTCTGCGATTGGGTTGAAGCGGAAGCGCCGCGCCCGGTCGATCTGCCCGTTGAGGGCGCGGCGAGCCTGAAGGCGGCGGTGATCACCATCGTCCTGCATTACACCACCACCGGCCCACTGGCCTGA
- a CDS encoding DUF6441 family protein encodes MRIKLDLAPDLIAAMAAEIKAGEKAVSTAMYEAGTGLKTAWRAQITGAGLGRRLANSIRLASYPKSGDSLSAAALVWSQAPVIIRAHDTGPLIRSKDGFWLAIPTAAAGKSARGGRITPGEWERKQGLKLRFIYRRRGPSLLVAEGRLNSRGLGVASKSKTGRGIATMPIFLLVPQVKLAKRLDLARDAGRAVDRVPGLIVANWVEGKV; translated from the coding sequence ATGAGGATCAAACTCGATCTTGCGCCTGATCTGATCGCGGCGATGGCCGCCGAGATCAAAGCAGGCGAAAAAGCTGTCTCAACCGCCATGTATGAGGCTGGAACGGGGCTGAAGACCGCTTGGCGCGCTCAGATCACCGGGGCCGGTCTTGGGCGGCGGCTGGCAAACTCGATCCGGCTCGCCAGCTATCCCAAATCTGGTGACAGCCTGAGTGCGGCCGCTTTGGTGTGGTCGCAAGCGCCGGTGATCATTCGCGCGCATGACACCGGCCCGTTGATCCGGTCCAAGGACGGGTTTTGGCTGGCGATCCCTACAGCGGCTGCGGGCAAATCAGCCCGTGGTGGCCGGATCACTCCGGGTGAATGGGAACGCAAGCAAGGACTGAAGTTGCGGTTTATCTATCGCAGGCGGGGGCCGAGTTTGCTGGTGGCTGAAGGGCGGCTGAACAGCCGTGGGTTGGGTGTCGCGTCAAAGTCAAAGACCGGGCGCGGCATCGCAACCATGCCGATCTTTTTGTTGGTGCCACAGGTAAAGCTGGCGAAACGCCTTGATCTGGCGCGCGATGCAGGGCGGGCCGTGGACCGCGTGCCAGGGTTGATTGTAGCGAACTGGGTTGAGGGCAAAGTCTGA